DNA sequence from the Arthrobacter jinronghuae genome:
TTCGAACATTAGCTGCGCCGGAGCGGGATTCCATTGGAGGTTTTCTACAAATGGGCATGGGCGGCTAGACTGGAAAGGCTGTTACGGCCAACCAGGCCCCCATGACCGGTCAATGTGACCCTTCCAGCCTCGGTGGAATCCCACCGTTCAAGGCCCGCGCACCGCGCAGCGTATCTGCAATACAAAAACCTTCGAAAGGTCCACTGAGTGATTTCCGTATCTGGTCTCGAGCTGCGTGCAGGCGCACGGCTGCTCATGGAAGCGGTTTCATTCCGTGTTGACAAGGGAGACAAAATCGGGCTGGTCGGCCGCAACGGCGCCGGCAAGACCACCCTCACCAAGGTTCTCGCCGGCGAAGCCCTCCCGGCCGCCGGCACCGTCAAGCGCGTAGGCGACATCGGCTACCTGCCCCAGGACCCGCGCACCCCGGACATGGACCAGCTGGGCCGGGACCGGATCCTCTCCGCCCGCGGTCTGGACAAGGTTTCCGCGCAGCTGAAAAAGTGCCAGGACGAGATGGCCAGCGATGATCCGAAGATCTCACAGAAGGCCATGAACCGCTATGACCGGTTGGAGTCCGAGTTCCTCTCCGCCGGCGGGTACGCGGCGGAATCCGAAGCGGCCACCATCTGCTCCAACCTGGCCCTGCCGGACCGGTTGCTGAACCAGCCCCTGAAGACCCTCTCCGGCGGCCAGCGCCGCCGCGTGGAACTGGCCCGCATCCTGTATTCCGACGCCGAGACGATGCTCCTCGATGAGCCCACCAACCACCTCGACGCCGACTCCATCGCCTGGCTGCGCGAGTTCCTGAAGAACCACACCGGCGGCCTGATCGTGATCAGCCACGATACCGAGCTGCTCGAAGCGACCGTCAACAAGGTCTTCAGCCTGGACGCCAACCGCGCCACCATCGACATCTACAACATGGACTGGAAGCGCTACAAGGTCCAGCGTGAGACCGACGAGCGCGCCCGCAAGCGCGAACGTGCCAACACCGAAAAGAAGGCCGGCATCCTGCTGGCCCAGGCCAACAAGATGAAGGCCCGCGCCTCCGGTGCCTCCGCGGCCCAGAGCATGCTCAAGCGCGTGGACCGCCTGATGGGCGGCCTGGACGCCGTCCGCGCCAATGACCGCGTGGCAGCCCTCCGCTTCCCGGATCCGGCCCCGTGCGGCAAGACCCCCATGACCGCCGAGGGCCTCAGTAAGAGCTACGGGTCCCTGGAGATCTTCACCGACGTGGACCTGGCCATTGACCGCGGTTCAAAGGTAGTCATCCTGGGCCTCAACGGCGCCGGCAAGACCACCCTGCTGCGGATGCTGGCCGGCGTCGACAAGCCGGACACCGGCAAGGTCATTGCCGGACACGGACTCAAGGTGGGCTACTACGCCCAGGAGCACGAGACCCTCGATACAGACCGGACCGTCCTGGAGAACATGCGTTCTTCCGCGCCGGACATGGACGACGCCGAGGTCCGCAGCGTGCTGGGTTCCTTCATGTTCAGCGGCGACGACGTCGAGAAGAAGGCCGGAGTCCTTTCCGGCGGCGAGAAAACGCGCCTGGCGCTGGCCACCATCGTGGCTTCTTCCGCCAACGTCCTGCTGCTGGACGAACCTACCAACAACCTTGATCCTGCGTCGCGTGCCGAGATCCTGGGCGCCCTGAGCAACTACACCGGTGCCGTGGTGATGGTCAGCCACGATGAGGGCGCCGTTGCGGCCTTGAACCCGGAACGCGTAGTACTCCTGCCGGACGGCGACGAGGACCACTGGAACGAGAACTACCTTGACCTGGTGACCCTGGCCTAACAGCCCACCCATCCCCGTACAAAAAGGCGGCCCTGCTCCGATTGGAGCAGGGCCGCCTTTTTGTCAGTGGGAGTGTGCGGGGAACGGTCGGGGCTAGAACCCCTGGGCGTCCAGGATCGCGTCCTCTTCCTCTTCGCCGGTGGGCCCGCGCTTCCTGCGGCGCGGCGGACGACGCCGGGACGGAGCCGGGTGGGCGGCGATAATTTCGTCGTCGTCCTCTTCGTCTTCGTCATCGATGCCCTCGTAATAGCGGTTCAGGGCTTCCTGCCGTGCCGCGTAACCCAGCCCGATGAACATCATCAGCGCGAACCCGTACCACTGCAGCCCATACGAGAGGTGCAGGCCGTCGTCCACTTCCGGCCGCGGCGCGCTTTCGGGTACGACGGCGGGCCCCGGGTCCTCGCTGGCCATGAGCCCGTAGGAGCCCTGATGCAGCGGATAGTCCAGCTGCTCGGCAAAGGCGCCCAGGTCGATCGAGGGCAGCTGGCCTTCAGGGGCGCTGCGGGTCAGGGTGGGTTCGGCGGCCTTGATCCGGGCCACCACGCTCACCCGTCCCTCGGGGGCGGCAGGGATGCTGTCCGGCCTGCCGGCCTCGTCGTCGCCGATCGGCAACCAACCGCGGTTGACCGCCACGCTGGTGCCGTCATCAAGCTTCAGCGGCACCAGGACCTCGTAGCCGGGCCGGCCCTTCAGCGGGCGGTTGCGGATGATGCGCTGCTCGGAGGAGTCGTACGTTCCCTCAAGCTTCACGGGCAGCCATTCGACTGCTTCGTCGTAGGTGTCGAAGTAGTCCTTGGCCTCGTCATAGGGGACCGGCGCGGCGTCGTAATTGGATTCAATCCGGTCGGTGTCGGCCAGGGAGGCTGTGCGGCGATCCATCTGCCACTGACCCAGTCCCACACAGGCAGCAGCAAGGACGCAGACGAGGACAAACCAGCCGAGCCAGCGGGCCGAAAAGAGGAAACGGTACATCTACGCCGTACCACCTTCAGTGCTGCCATTCAGCGGGAGAGTTTCCTTCCAGAGGCCGCGCGTACGCAGGTAATCCTCCAGCCAGTCCCGGTGCTCATCGCAGGCAAGCCAGGTCTTGCGGCGTTCCGGGGTATGGATGCGGGGGTTGTTCCACAGCAGCTGCCAGCCGGCGTTGAGCCGGCAGGCCTTTCGGGAACACACCGGGGTGCCGGCGCCTGTGTCCGGGTTGCCGGAGAGGGAATCGAGGAGGTTCATGCGGGGGGATCAGGCCTTGTCTTCGTCGTCGTGGATTTCGTAGTCATTGTCTACGATTTCGCCCGGCAACACAGTGGTTTCGGGACTTTCTCCGGGTTCTTCCGCCGCCCGCGGAGCGTCCAGCGTTGTGGCCGGCGGACTGTCAATCATCGCATCCGAGGCGGTCATAAGGCGGGAATCCGACCCTCCGTTAGCAATGATGACTGCGAAGTAGGGGAGCACCACCGCTCCGGCAATCACCACCCACAGCAACCAGCCGTGCACGAAGAACATCAGGAACAGGCAGACCACACGGATGCCCATGGACACGCTGTACTTGATCATGCGCGCGCGCATTTCGTCCGTGTGCGGGCTGGGTGCGTCGGTGATTCTGGGGACGCTCTCCCCGCGGTTCGTGTCCCTAGCCATCAGTAGCCATCGGTAGTCTTCCTCACCCTCCAAACAGGTTCGTTCATTCTCTCACTAGCAGCAGCGTTGCAGAAGTTGAATCCGGCGCACGTAGGATCGAGACAACCCCCAATCGCTGGCTGAAAGAAGGAACATCCGTGCAGAACACCCAAGAGAACGAGTCCGGCCGCAGCGTCCTGGTGACCGGAGGAAACCGCGGAATCGGGCTGGCAATCGCCAAGTCGTTCCTCGCCGCAGGTGACCGCGTAGCCATCACGTACCGCAGCGGCGAGGTCCCCGACGGAATGTTGGGCGTCAAGGCGGATGTGACGGATATGGCATCGGTTGATGCAGCGTTTACCGAGGTGGAGGCTGCGCACGGGCCGGTTGAAGTCCTCGTGGCCAATGCCGGAATTACCCGGGACATGCTGCTGCTGCGGATGAGTGAAGACGATTTCTCCGATGTGATTGACACCAACCTCACGGGCGCCTTCCGGGTGGTCAAGCGTGCGTCCAAGGGCATGCTCCGGATGAAGAAGGGCCGGGTGGTCCTGATCTCCTCGGTGGTCGGGCTCTACGGTTCACCCGGGCAGATCAACTACGCCGCCTCCAAGTCCGGACTGATCGGCATTGCCCGTTCCCTCACCCGCGAACTGGGTTCACGCAACATCACGGCCAACGTCGTGGCGCCGGGCTTCATCAACACCGACATGACCCGTGCCCTGCCCGAGGACACGCAGAAGAACTACCTGTCCTCCATCCCCGCCGGCCGGTTCGCCGAGCCGGAGGAAGTTGCCAACGTGGTTCGCTGGATTGCGGGCGACGAGGCAGGCTACATTTCCGGTGCGGTCATCCCGGTCGACGGCGGCCTG
Encoded proteins:
- a CDS encoding ABC-F family ATP-binding cassette domain-containing protein; translation: MISVSGLELRAGARLLMEAVSFRVDKGDKIGLVGRNGAGKTTLTKVLAGEALPAAGTVKRVGDIGYLPQDPRTPDMDQLGRDRILSARGLDKVSAQLKKCQDEMASDDPKISQKAMNRYDRLESEFLSAGGYAAESEAATICSNLALPDRLLNQPLKTLSGGQRRRVELARILYSDAETMLLDEPTNHLDADSIAWLREFLKNHTGGLIVISHDTELLEATVNKVFSLDANRATIDIYNMDWKRYKVQRETDERARKRERANTEKKAGILLAQANKMKARASGASAAQSMLKRVDRLMGGLDAVRANDRVAALRFPDPAPCGKTPMTAEGLSKSYGSLEIFTDVDLAIDRGSKVVILGLNGAGKTTLLRMLAGVDKPDTGKVIAGHGLKVGYYAQEHETLDTDRTVLENMRSSAPDMDDAEVRSVLGSFMFSGDDVEKKAGVLSGGEKTRLALATIVASSANVLLLDEPTNNLDPASRAEILGALSNYTGAVVMVSHDEGAVAALNPERVVLLPDGDEDHWNENYLDLVTLA
- a CDS encoding SURF1 family cytochrome oxidase biogenesis protein, producing the protein MYRFLFSARWLGWFVLVCVLAAACVGLGQWQMDRRTASLADTDRIESNYDAAPVPYDEAKDYFDTYDEAVEWLPVKLEGTYDSSEQRIIRNRPLKGRPGYEVLVPLKLDDGTSVAVNRGWLPIGDDEAGRPDSIPAAPEGRVSVVARIKAAEPTLTRSAPEGQLPSIDLGAFAEQLDYPLHQGSYGLMASEDPGPAVVPESAPRPEVDDGLHLSYGLQWYGFALMMFIGLGYAARQEALNRYYEGIDDEDEEDDDEIIAAHPAPSRRRPPRRRKRGPTGEEEEDAILDAQGF
- a CDS encoding beta-ketoacyl-ACP reductase; the protein is MQNTQENESGRSVLVTGGNRGIGLAIAKSFLAAGDRVAITYRSGEVPDGMLGVKADVTDMASVDAAFTEVEAAHGPVEVLVANAGITRDMLLLRMSEDDFSDVIDTNLTGAFRVVKRASKGMLRMKKGRVVLISSVVGLYGSPGQINYAASKSGLIGIARSLTRELGSRNITANVVAPGFINTDMTRALPEDTQKNYLSSIPAGRFAEPEEVANVVRWIAGDEAGYISGAVIPVDGGLGMGH
- a CDS encoding DUF3099 domain-containing protein yields the protein MARDTNRGESVPRITDAPSPHTDEMRARMIKYSVSMGIRVVCLFLMFFVHGWLLWVVIAGAVVLPYFAVIIANGGSDSRLMTASDAMIDSPPATTLDAPRAAEEPGESPETTVLPGEIVDNDYEIHDDEDKA